ACATCACCCTCCTTAAGAATTCTTAAAACCTTCCATCTTTTTGTTTTGCTAATTGGTTTAGACTCAATTATCTCTACCCTGTCTCCCACTTTACACATATTTTCTTCATCATGGGCTTTGTACTTTTTTCTTGTCTTAATAGTTTTTTTGTAAAGAGGATGCTGAAAAATTCTTTCCACAGAAACAACAACTGTTTTATCCATTTTATCACTTACCACTGTGCCTCTTAATATCTTTTTAGGCATCTCCCTAACTCCTTATTCCTTTTTGTTTCTCTGTTATAATAGTTAAAATTCTTGCAATATCTTTTTTTACTGCTTTAATGCGTTTTACATTCTGAAGCTCACCCTTTGCAAGTTGAAATCTCAAATTAAACAACTCTTTACGTAACTCCTGTTCCTTTTTTTTCAGTTCTTCTATTGAAAAATTTCTTAATTGTACTGCCTTCATACGAAGCTCTCCTGTCTTTTTACAAATTTAGTCTTAACTGGAAGTTTATGAGATGCCAATTCAAAAGCTTCTTTTGCAACCTCTTCTGAAACTCCTGACAATTCAAAGAGAATTCTACCAGGTTTAACCACTGCAACCCAGAATTCAGGATTACCTTTTCCCTTACCCATTCTTGTTTCAGCAGGTTTACGAGTAATTGGCTTATCAGGGAAAATTCTTATCCAGAGCTTACAGCCCTTTTTAGCATGCCTCATTATAGCCACTCTTGCTGCTTCAATCTGCCTTGCTGTAATCCAAGCTGGTTCTAATGCCTTAAGTCCATATTCACCAAATGAAATTGAACTACCTCTGTAGGCAATTCCTTTCATTCTGCCTTTTTGCATTTTACGAAATTTAACTTTCTTCGGAGCTAACATAATCTATTCCTCTCCATTTCTATTTTAAATTTACATATTGCCCAGGTTGCACTTCACCTTTAAAAATCCAGACCTTAACCCCAATTACTCCATAAGTAGTCTTTGCCTCTGCAAAACCATAATCAATATCAGCTCTAAAAGTGCTGAGAGGAACTCTTCCTTCCCTGTACCACTCAGTTCTTGCTATTTCTGCTCCTGCTAATCTACCAGCACAAGATACCTTAATGCCTTTCGCTCCAAACCTCATTGAAGAAGCAACAGCTCTCTTCATTGCCCTACGATAGGCAACTCTTTTTTCTATCTGAAGAGCTATATTTTCAGCGACAAGCTGTGCATCTAACTCTGGTCTTCTTACTTCCTGTACATCAATAGTTGCCTGTTTACCTGTAATTTCCTCAACTTCTTTTTTTAATTTTTCAACTTCTGCACCTTTTTTACCAATAATAATTCCTGGTCTTGCTGCAAATATTAAGACCTTTATTTTTTCTCCAACTCGTTCTATTTCAATTCTTGATATGCCGGCATGATAAAGCTTTTCTTTTAACATTTTTCTAAGCTTCAGATCCTCTATTAACTGATCTGCATATCCTTTCTTAGCAAACCATCTGCTTTCCCATGTCCTTATTATCCCTAATCTATTACCTATCGGATTTGTTTTCTGCCCCAAATCAACACCTCCAGTTAGTTTTCTTCAATTCCAACATATATGGTAATATGTGAAGTTTTCTTTTTAATAATATTTGCTCTTCCCATAGCTCTATGCTCAATTCTCTTCATCATAGGACCCTGATCCACATAAGCTTTGACTATCTTTAATTCATCAATATCTAATCTTGGATTTTTTTGCTCTGCATTTGCCAGAGCAGATCTTAATATCTTTTCAATTATTCTTGCACCTCTGTGAGGCATATATTTAAGCATGAGCAATGCCTCACCAGCTTTTTTCCCACGAATTAAATTTATGACTCTTCTTGCTTTAGTTGGAGTTATACGTGCATATCTTAATATTGCCCTTGCTTCCATCTTTTATTTCCCCTTAGCCTTTTTCTTTTCTTCAGAGCCAGCATGACCTTTAAAAGTTCTTGTAGGTGCAAACTCACCAAGTTTATGACCAATCATATTTTCAGTCACATATACAGGAATAAACTTCTTACCATTATGTACCGCAAAGGTAAGACCAATAAATTCTGGAACAATTGTAGACCTTCTTGACCAAGTTTTTATTGGCTTTTTATCTCCTGTTTCCAGTGCTTTTTTTACCTTTTCCATAAGTTTGGCATCAACAAATGGACCTTTTTTCAGCGATCTTGCCACTTTTAACCCCCTTTACTTCCGCCTCTTTATTATAAACTTATCAGTTCTCTTGTTCTTTCTTGTTTTGATTCCTTCAGGTTTACCCCATGGTGTGCACGCAGGTCTTCCTCCAGAGGACTTACCTTCTCCACCGCCAAGAGGATGATCTATAGGATTCATGGCAACACCTCTAACTGAAGGTCTTCTGCCCATGTGCCTCATTCTTCCCGCTTTTCCAATAATGACATTTTCATGTTCAATATTGCTTACCTGACCTATGGTAGCAAAACAGTTAAGATTTATCAGTCTCACCTCTCCTGATGGTAGTTTTATATGTGCATATTTACCTTCTTTCGCCATGAGTTGAGCCGCAGTTCCTGCACTACGAACAAGCTTTCCTCCCCCTCCAGGATAAAGTTCAATATTATGAATCATTGTTCCCAGAGGTATTTCTCTAAGAGGTAAACTATTACCAACTTTTATCTCCACTCCTGAACCACTCATTACCTTATCACCTACTTTTAATCCATCAGGTGCAAGAATATATCTGTACTCACCATCTACGTATTTTAATAGCGCTATTCTTGCTGATCTATTAGGATCGTACTCAATGCTTTCTACTGTTGCTGGAATTCCGTGTTTATTTCTTTTAAAATCTATAATCCTATAGAGTTTTCTATTACCTCCACCTTTTAACCATGATGTGATTCTACCCTGATTGTTTCTACCTTTTGCCTTTTTAATACATACTGTTAAAGGCTTATAAGGTTCCTCTCTTGTTATTTCGCTAAAATCAGAAAATGTTACAAATCTTCTACCTGGTGATGTTGGTT
Above is a genomic segment from Thermodesulfovibrio aggregans containing:
- the rpsQ gene encoding 30S ribosomal protein S17 yields the protein MPKKILRGTVVSDKMDKTVVVSVERIFQHPLYKKTIKTRKKYKAHDEENMCKVGDRVEIIESKPISKTKRWKVLRILKEGDVQ
- the rplB gene encoding 50S ribosomal protein L2, translating into MGIKRCKPTSPGRRFVTFSDFSEITREEPYKPLTVCIKKAKGRNNQGRITSWLKGGGNRKLYRIIDFKRNKHGIPATVESIEYDPNRSARIALLKYVDGEYRYILAPDGLKVGDKVMSGSGVEIKVGNSLPLREIPLGTMIHNIELYPGGGGKLVRSAGTAAQLMAKEGKYAHIKLPSGEVRLINLNCFATIGQVSNIEHENVIIGKAGRMRHMGRRPSVRGVAMNPIDHPLGGGEGKSSGGRPACTPWGKPEGIKTRKNKRTDKFIIKRRK
- the rpmC gene encoding 50S ribosomal protein L29; this translates as MKAVQLRNFSIEELKKKEQELRKELFNLRFQLAKGELQNVKRIKAVKKDIARILTIITEKQKGIRS
- the rplV gene encoding 50S ribosomal protein L22, which translates into the protein MEARAILRYARITPTKARRVINLIRGKKAGEALLMLKYMPHRGARIIEKILRSALANAEQKNPRLDIDELKIVKAYVDQGPMMKRIEHRAMGRANIIKKKTSHITIYVGIEEN
- the rplP gene encoding 50S ribosomal protein L16, whose product is MLAPKKVKFRKMQKGRMKGIAYRGSSISFGEYGLKALEPAWITARQIEAARVAIMRHAKKGCKLWIRIFPDKPITRKPAETRMGKGKGNPEFWVAVVKPGRILFELSGVSEEVAKEAFELASHKLPVKTKFVKRQESFV
- the rpsS gene encoding 30S ribosomal protein S19 gives rise to the protein MARSLKKGPFVDAKLMEKVKKALETGDKKPIKTWSRRSTIVPEFIGLTFAVHNGKKFIPVYVTENMIGHKLGEFAPTRTFKGHAGSEEKKKAKGK
- the rpsC gene encoding 30S ribosomal protein S3; amino-acid sequence: MGQKTNPIGNRLGIIRTWESRWFAKKGYADQLIEDLKLRKMLKEKLYHAGISRIEIERVGEKIKVLIFAARPGIIIGKKGAEVEKLKKEVEEITGKQATIDVQEVRRPELDAQLVAENIALQIEKRVAYRRAMKRAVASSMRFGAKGIKVSCAGRLAGAEIARTEWYREGRVPLSTFRADIDYGFAEAKTTYGVIGVKVWIFKGEVQPGQYVNLK